Proteins from a genomic interval of Deltaproteobacteria bacterium:
- the lysA gene encoding diaminopimelate decarboxylase produces the protein MHFFNYKGVRLYAEGVSIEKIVKKVGTPCYIYSHKTLTRHYHAFDTAFNKVSHIICYSVKANSNIAVLNTFIKQGSGVDIVSGGELFRAIKAGVHPQKVVYSGVGKREDEIGYAIKTGILMFNVESPEELRTIDKIAGRLKKKASFAIRVNPDVDPKTHPYISTGLKKNKFGIETKEALKEYVYAKNNLKNLIPIGVDCHIGSQITQLSPLVDALKKTKDIISRLREEGIDIKYLDIGGGLGITYDMEEPPHPSKYGVAVIDDTKGLGVTLIFEPGRVMVGNAGILVAKVLYTKKGTKKNFIIVDAAMNDLARPSLYGSYHTIKPVKKNTSKKEIIVDVVGPICESGDFFAKDRELPPFKSGDLMAIMSAGAYGFSMSSNYNSRPRVCEVMVNGNKFRIIRERELYKDLIKGERF, from the coding sequence ATGCACTTTTTCAATTACAAAGGCGTTAGACTCTATGCCGAAGGTGTCTCAATAGAAAAAATCGTAAAGAAAGTCGGGACACCATGCTATATCTACAGCCATAAAACACTTACAAGGCACTATCATGCCTTTGATACAGCGTTCAATAAGGTATCACATATAATCTGCTATTCTGTAAAGGCTAATTCAAATATCGCAGTCCTCAATACATTTATCAAGCAGGGGAGCGGTGTTGATATTGTGTCAGGCGGTGAACTTTTCAGGGCAATTAAGGCAGGTGTCCATCCACAGAAGGTTGTATATTCAGGTGTGGGAAAAAGGGAAGATGAGATAGGGTATGCCATTAAGACAGGCATCCTCATGTTCAATGTTGAATCACCTGAGGAACTGCGGACAATAGATAAGATTGCTGGCAGATTAAAGAAGAAGGCATCTTTTGCAATCAGGGTAAATCCTGATGTTGACCCAAAGACCCATCCTTATATCTCAACAGGGCTCAAGAAAAATAAATTCGGCATAGAGACAAAAGAGGCTTTAAAGGAATATGTTTACGCAAAGAATAATCTGAAAAACCTTATCCCGATTGGTGTTGACTGCCATATAGGTTCGCAGATAACGCAGTTGTCGCCGCTTGTTGATGCACTTAAGAAGACAAAAGATATTATTTCAAGACTGCGGGAAGAGGGCATTGATATTAAGTATCTTGATATTGGCGGAGGACTGGGTATCACCTATGATATGGAAGAACCGCCGCACCCCAGCAAATACGGCGTGGCTGTTATAGATGATACAAAGGGGCTTGGTGTAACTTTGATATTTGAGCCAGGCAGGGTCATGGTAGGAAATGCAGGCATACTGGTTGCAAAGGTTTTATACACAAAAAAGGGGACAAAGAAAAACTTTATTATCGTTGATGCCGCAATGAATGATCTGGCAAGACCCAGCCTCTATGGTTCATATCATACAATAAAACCTGTAAAAAAGAATACCTCAAAGAAAGAGATTATTGTCGATGTTGTGGGTCCTATATGTGAGTCAGGGGACTTTTTTGCAAAGGACAGGGAACTCCCGCCGTTTAAGTCAGGGGATTTGATGGCGATAATGAGTGCAGGTGCTTATGGATTTTCCATGTCAAGCAATTATAATTCAAGACCAAGGGTTTGCGAGGTGATGGTTAATGGAAACAAGTTTCGTATAATAAGGGAGCGGGAATTATACAAGGATTTAATAAAAGGGGAGAGGTTTTAA